From a region of the Prosthecobacter debontii genome:
- the cysS gene encoding cysteine--tRNA ligase: protein MSLTLFETLSRTQRVVAPLDGQTLRFYCCGPTVYGPAHIGNFRTFVAQDVFRRVVEQGGLATLHVRNLTDVDDKTIRDSQKAGQSLTDFTQYWTAKFHADCAALNLLPPHVEPSAVAHIPHQIRMIETLIERGHAYATPDGSVYFKVSSFADYGRLSHLEDRELKLGASTAASATDSDEYTKDSLADFALWKGRKPEDGPNYWPSPWGEGRPGWHLECSAMSLEYLGEDFDVHGGGVDLIFPHHENEIAQSCCATHGKFARHWFHVTHLLVDGGKMSKSLGNLYTLEDLQKRGYSPAEVRYVLISGHYRTPLNFTLHSLDSARQAIQKLAKFERVLRVASEVTAEVQGKAPGPFEAAWTTLNDDLNVPGALGDIFGVINKIKPAGLTKDEAGAALDGLHFLLQALGLKLPAAVEESEVDVPAEIAEKAKKRWLAKQNKDWATADVLRKELEAEGWIIKDSKDGYQIIKK from the coding sequence ATGTCGTTGACCCTTTTTGAAACTCTTTCGCGCACCCAACGGGTGGTGGCACCTTTGGACGGTCAAACGCTGCGTTTTTACTGCTGCGGCCCCACGGTGTATGGCCCAGCTCATATCGGTAACTTCCGCACCTTTGTGGCTCAGGATGTTTTTCGCCGAGTGGTCGAGCAAGGTGGTCTCGCGACACTGCATGTGCGCAACCTCACCGATGTGGATGACAAGACCATTCGGGACTCGCAAAAGGCTGGGCAATCCCTGACTGACTTTACTCAGTATTGGACGGCAAAGTTCCACGCGGATTGCGCAGCGCTCAATCTCTTGCCGCCACATGTGGAGCCCAGTGCTGTGGCTCATATCCCACATCAGATCCGCATGATCGAGACGCTGATCGAGCGGGGACATGCCTACGCCACTCCCGATGGCAGTGTCTATTTCAAGGTCTCTTCCTTCGCGGATTACGGACGTCTTTCACACCTTGAAGATCGCGAACTCAAGCTCGGTGCTTCCACGGCAGCCAGTGCCACCGATAGCGATGAATACACCAAGGATTCCTTAGCGGACTTCGCGTTGTGGAAAGGACGTAAGCCCGAAGATGGGCCTAACTACTGGCCGAGCCCTTGGGGTGAAGGACGCCCTGGCTGGCATCTTGAGTGCAGCGCCATGTCTCTGGAATACCTTGGCGAAGACTTCGACGTTCATGGCGGTGGGGTGGATTTGATCTTCCCTCACCATGAGAATGAGATCGCGCAGAGCTGCTGCGCGACGCATGGTAAGTTTGCACGTCATTGGTTCCACGTGACTCACCTGCTGGTGGATGGTGGTAAGATGAGCAAGAGCCTGGGGAATCTCTACACGCTCGAAGATCTTCAGAAGCGGGGTTATTCCCCCGCCGAGGTGCGCTACGTTTTGATCAGTGGTCACTATCGGACTCCGCTGAACTTTACTCTGCATTCTCTGGATTCTGCGCGTCAGGCCATCCAAAAGCTGGCGAAGTTTGAGCGCGTTCTACGTGTGGCATCGGAAGTGACGGCCGAAGTTCAAGGTAAAGCTCCAGGGCCTTTTGAAGCGGCTTGGACGACCTTGAATGACGACCTGAATGTCCCCGGCGCACTTGGCGATATCTTTGGTGTGATCAATAAGATCAAACCTGCCGGTCTAACCAAAGATGAAGCTGGTGCAGCTCTGGATGGCTTGCACTTCCTATTGCAAGCTCTCGGGCTGAAACTTCCGGCGGCTGTGGAGGAGTCTGAGGTTGACGTGCCTGCCGAGATTGCTGAAAAAGCCAAGAAGCGTTGGTTGGCTAAACAGAACAAAGATTGGGCAACCGCCGACGTCCTCCGTAAAGAACTGGAGGCCGAGGGCTGGATCATTAAGGACAGCAAGGATGGTTATCAGATCATCAAAAAGTAG
- a CDS encoding KH domain-containing protein, whose amino-acid sequence MDAPEALREFLTYVVANLIDHPQQASIAIGHNANGVLVFRVQLAPEDVKHVLGKNGMTASSIRSLLSAAAEKHGVRVNLKIGAVREAAEGDDEGLEAEPIRDSEKASADC is encoded by the coding sequence ATGGACGCCCCAGAAGCACTTCGCGAATTCTTGACCTATGTGGTGGCCAATTTAATTGACCACCCCCAACAAGCCTCTATCGCCATTGGTCATAATGCCAATGGCGTTTTGGTTTTCAGGGTGCAGCTCGCTCCTGAAGATGTGAAGCATGTGCTCGGTAAGAATGGCATGACGGCCAGTTCTATTCGCTCGCTACTCAGCGCTGCGGCTGAGAAACACGGTGTCCGGGTCAATCTCAAAATCGGTGCCGTGCGTGAAGCGGCGGAGGGGGACGATGAAGGGCTTGAAGCAGAGCCGATTCGTGACAGTGAAAAGGCTTCGGCGGACTGTTGA
- the rpsP gene encoding 30S ribosomal protein S16, whose product MAVAIRLRQEGSKGHLFYRVVAADQRYKRDGRFIEVLGTYDPQKKGENNANLDLAKVNEWISKGAQPTETVRSLIKKASKAAAK is encoded by the coding sequence ATGGCAGTAGCAATCCGTCTCCGTCAAGAAGGCTCCAAAGGCCATCTATTTTATCGCGTCGTCGCCGCTGATCAGCGCTACAAGCGTGATGGTCGTTTCATTGAAGTCCTTGGCACCTATGATCCCCAGAAGAAGGGTGAGAATAACGCCAATCTTGACCTCGCTAAAGTCAACGAGTGGATCTCTAAAGGCGCTCAGCCTACCGAAACTGTGCGTAGCCTCATTAAGAAGGCTAGCAAGGCTGCTGCTAAGTAA
- a CDS encoding RrF2 family transcriptional regulator — protein sequence MKLSRKAEYAMRALLAMARTSDTSTFSIQDIATRENIPLKFLEQILLMLKNGGLLRSKRGVGGGYQFQKAPQRISLGEIVQLIDGPFEPIHCSMMIQHPGDKCECGITGGCSLGQVFMGLRNQVNDWLANTTLHDVLEREKVRQPVSFEI from the coding sequence ATGAAGCTGTCTCGTAAAGCCGAATACGCCATGCGCGCCTTACTGGCCATGGCACGCACCTCCGATACATCCACTTTTTCCATTCAAGACATCGCCACTCGTGAAAACATTCCCCTCAAGTTTCTCGAGCAAATCCTCCTCATGCTCAAGAATGGCGGGCTATTGCGCAGCAAGCGCGGCGTAGGGGGAGGGTATCAGTTCCAGAAAGCACCTCAACGCATCTCCTTGGGAGAGATCGTTCAGCTGATCGATGGTCCGTTTGAGCCCATCCATTGCTCCATGATGATTCAGCATCCAGGCGATAAATGCGAGTGCGGCATCACGGGAGGTTGCAGCCTGGGGCAAGTGTTCATGGGCTTGAGAAATCAAGTCAACGACTGGCTCGCCAACACCACTCTCCACGATGTGCTTGAGCGAGAAAAAGTCCGCCAACCCGTCTCATTTGAGATCTGA